The following coding sequences lie in one Stigmatopora argus isolate UIUO_Sarg chromosome 5, RoL_Sarg_1.0, whole genome shotgun sequence genomic window:
- the xbp1 gene encoding LOW QUALITY PROTEIN: X-box-binding protein 1 (The sequence of the model RefSeq protein was modified relative to this genomic sequence to represent the inferred CDS: deleted 2 bases in 1 codon), translated as MVVIASASSGAHKLILIAGKQSNDGDGCSTSSFGHSVSDTESNSSAGPTVRKRQRLTHLSPEEKALRRKLKNRVAAQTARDRKKAKMGELEQQVLELELENQKLQIENRLLRGKNNNLLTENDELKHRLGQCTLDTKGKVIASSGKDTGLGIGSSESSTQATCASAAGADPAVPKPEDFSMDTALPDSADNESDLLLGMLDILDPELLFTSCEQLQVDGGNQVLAASPGPLGTPSIKLEALNGLIHLDHIYTKPAEVAEANGEENDDDDDDEDDDDDYNHNGMTVSFPAGEVVVEEDASVKDEPEELVISRQMDEFLCMATIAISSSTSSSPSLSGKEACLADNYSDSGYEGSPSPFSDIPSPLCSVNPWDNMTSELFPQLISF; from the exons ATGGTGGTAATAGCGTCGGCGAGCAGTGGCGCCCACAAGCTCATTCTAATCGCCGGGAAGCAGAGCAACGACGGCGACGGCTGCTCGACATCGAGCTTCGGCCACTCTGTCTCGGACACCGAGTCGAACAGCTCGGCGGGGCCGACAGTGCGTAAAAGGCAGCGGCTCACACACTTGAGCCCCGAGGAGAAAGCATTAAGAAG GAAACTTAAGAACAGAGTTGCAGCCCAGACCGCcagagacagaaaaaaagccaaaatgggTGAACTAGAACAGCAGGTCCTGGAGTTGGAACTTGAG AACCAAAAACTTCAGATTGAGAATCGTCTCCTCCGgggcaaaaacaacaacctgcTTACAGAAAATGATGAACTGAAGCATAGACTTGGACAGTGTACTCTCGACACAAAGGGGAAG GTGATAGCGTCCAGTGGGAAAGACACAGGCTTGGGAATCGGGTCTTCTGAG AGCAGCACTCAGGCTACGTGTGCCTCTGCAGCAGGTGCAGACCCAGCAGTTCCAAAACCTGAAGACTTCTCAATGGATACAGCTCTTCCTGACAGTGCAGACAATGAG TCTGATCTACTCCTGGGCATGCTGGACATCCTTGACCCGGAGCTTTTATTCACATCCTGTGAGCAGCTCCAAGTTGATGGGGGAAACCAAGTACTTGCCGCCTCACCTGGACCTCTGGGGACGCCATCAATCAAGCTGGAGGCCCTTAATGGACTGATCCACTTGGATCACATTTACACCAAACCGGCAGAGGTTGCCGAGGCCAATGGCGAggaaaatgatgatgatgacgacgatgaagatgatgacgacgacTACAACCACAACGGCATGACCGTTTCCTTCCCAGCCGGCGAAGTGGTCGTTGAGGAGGATGCTTCCGTCAAGGATGAGCCAGAGGAATTGGTCATCTCCAGACAGATGGATGAATTCCTTTGCATGGCCACTATCGCCATCTCCTCCTCGACGTCCAGCTCGCCATCGCTGAGCGGCAAGGAGGCTTGCCTGGCGGATAACTACAGCGACTCCGGATACGAGGGCTCCCCGTCCCCTTTCAGCGACATACCATCGCCACTGTGCTCAGTGAACCCGTGGGACAACATGACCAGTGAACTCTTCCCGCAACTAATTAGCTTCTAG